A genomic region of Leeia speluncae contains the following coding sequences:
- a CDS encoding flagellar basal body P-ring protein FlgI encodes MKLILRLLCLGLIAINGAASAERIKDLANIEGVRINQLVGYGVVVGLDGSGDSSSLTSQSLVTMLSQLGVQLPAGTNLSAKNAAPVSITATLPPFARPGQQIDVTVSSLGSSKSLRGGTLLLSPLKGADGQVYAIAQGNILLGGAGASANGSSAQVNQLNAGRIPAGATVEKAVPTPLGQGEFINLELTTTDFTTADRVVDAINRSVGGNAARALDGRLIQVRAPSDSTKRVAFISQVENLMVAPATASPKVIVNARTGSIVMNQSVMVDHCAVAHGNLSVVIGTDNSVSQPGALSNGQTAGTANSNVSINADKGQLVSLPKATRLSDVVKALNAVGATPQDLLSILQAMKAAGALRADLEII; translated from the coding sequence ATGAAGCTGATTTTACGTTTGCTTTGTCTTGGTTTGATCGCTATCAATGGTGCGGCTTCAGCGGAGCGGATCAAGGATTTAGCAAACATAGAAGGTGTTCGGATTAACCAGTTGGTTGGTTATGGTGTGGTGGTCGGATTGGATGGGTCTGGCGATAGCTCGTCTTTAACGTCGCAAAGCTTAGTTACAATGTTGAGTCAATTAGGCGTGCAATTACCCGCCGGAACTAACTTATCGGCAAAAAATGCCGCACCGGTTAGTATCACTGCTACCTTGCCGCCATTTGCCCGACCTGGCCAGCAAATTGATGTCACCGTTTCTAGCCTTGGTAGTTCAAAAAGTTTGCGCGGAGGTACTTTGCTACTCAGTCCGCTAAAAGGTGCTGATGGGCAAGTGTATGCGATTGCACAAGGAAACATCTTGCTCGGCGGGGCTGGTGCATCTGCCAATGGAAGTAGTGCGCAAGTGAATCAGCTAAACGCAGGACGCATCCCTGCTGGTGCAACGGTTGAAAAGGCCGTGCCAACACCGCTTGGGCAGGGTGAGTTTATCAACTTAGAACTAACGACAACAGACTTTACTACAGCCGACCGAGTGGTAGATGCAATTAATCGTTCGGTTGGTGGTAATGCAGCGAGAGCCCTTGATGGTCGATTGATTCAAGTCAGAGCACCATCGGATTCAACAAAGCGTGTCGCCTTTATTTCTCAAGTTGAAAACTTGATGGTTGCACCTGCTACAGCATCGCCAAAGGTGATCGTAAATGCACGGACAGGATCAATTGTCATGAATCAGTCTGTGATGGTGGATCACTGTGCGGTGGCGCATGGCAATTTATCGGTGGTGATTGGTACGGATAATTCGGTTAGTCAACCAGGTGCATTGTCTAATGGGCAAACAGCAGGTACGGCAAACTCAAATGTTTCCATCAATGCAGATAAAGGCCAATTAGTGAGTTTGCCAAAAGCAACCAGACTCTCTGATGTAGTGAAGGCATTAAATGCGGTAGGTGCTACACCGCAGGATTTATTGTCCATTTTGCAAGCAATGAAAGCTGCGGGCGCATTGCGTGCAGATTTAGAAATCATCTAG
- the dnaG gene encoding DNA primase, with the protein MIPQTFIDDLLARADIVQVVERFVPLKKAGQNYSACCPFHQEKSPSFTVSPTKQFYHCFGCGVHGNALGFIMEYQGLGFIDAVKMLASEYGMVVPEERSERFEQQKAVVSPLLDVMSVATNFFKKSLKQSPEAIDYLKKRGLTGEIAARFELGFSPEDWQALATVFPQYETQDDLLSAGLVIKNEQGRRYDRFRHRVMFPIHNQKGQIIGFGGRVLGKGEPKYLNSPETPLFEKGKELYGLWQARQAIKTAGKVMVVEGYMDVVALSQFGVDYAVATLGTATTGDHIHKLLRYSERIIFCFDGDNAGRKAAWRALENLLPLLTDAITTEFLFLPEGEDPDTFVRQVGKDGFEKLLAERVLPLSRFLIQEIGSRTELAKGRAEDKAKFWHEIKPLLNQIAAPTLRNVMWTEARNFAGLLRPKQEKWQPGKKRSPPEVRMASKAPATLEDRLIGFLLQKPAIAERNRSLFGQLHKSHIDGAESQALLEFLQSSPTLKEVSTEVILQQFPQFHSRWQKLLTAEWVVSQDFASEEAEKEFADICQQIIKSAEWKKQEQLQDYIERKVTSSGLASLTPEEKEKYRELTLMRARR; encoded by the coding sequence GTGATTCCGCAAACCTTCATAGATGACTTGCTTGCAAGAGCGGATATCGTGCAGGTGGTGGAGCGTTTTGTTCCTTTAAAAAAAGCAGGTCAGAACTATTCCGCCTGCTGTCCATTCCATCAAGAAAAGTCACCTTCCTTTACCGTTAGTCCAACCAAACAGTTTTATCACTGCTTCGGATGTGGTGTGCATGGAAATGCCCTTGGATTTATCATGGAATACCAAGGGTTAGGTTTTATTGATGCCGTAAAAATGCTTGCCTCTGAGTACGGGATGGTGGTGCCAGAAGAGCGCTCGGAGCGTTTTGAGCAACAAAAAGCTGTCGTGTCTCCGTTATTGGATGTGATGAGTGTTGCAACTAATTTTTTCAAAAAATCCCTCAAACAATCGCCTGAAGCAATTGATTATCTTAAGAAGCGAGGGCTAACTGGTGAAATTGCTGCGCGCTTTGAATTAGGGTTTTCTCCAGAAGATTGGCAGGCATTGGCCACCGTCTTTCCTCAATATGAGACACAAGACGATTTGTTAAGCGCTGGCTTAGTCATTAAGAATGAGCAAGGTCGTCGTTACGATCGCTTTCGCCATCGCGTGATGTTTCCCATCCATAACCAAAAAGGCCAAATCATTGGCTTTGGTGGGAGGGTATTGGGTAAGGGGGAGCCTAAATATCTTAACTCACCAGAAACGCCTTTGTTTGAAAAAGGTAAGGAGTTGTACGGACTCTGGCAGGCACGACAAGCGATTAAAACCGCTGGAAAAGTGATGGTGGTCGAGGGGTATATGGATGTCGTGGCGCTATCCCAGTTTGGGGTGGATTATGCTGTGGCTACGTTAGGCACGGCAACAACCGGCGACCATATTCATAAGTTACTCCGCTATAGTGAACGCATTATTTTTTGTTTTGATGGTGATAATGCGGGGCGCAAAGCCGCCTGGAGAGCATTGGAAAATTTATTGCCATTACTAACCGATGCCATTACCACTGAATTCTTGTTTTTACCCGAAGGAGAGGACCCCGATACTTTTGTACGGCAAGTAGGAAAAGATGGTTTTGAAAAGCTACTTGCGGAACGTGTATTGCCATTGTCTCGATTCTTGATTCAAGAAATTGGAAGCAGAACCGAGTTGGCCAAAGGTCGAGCGGAGGATAAAGCAAAGTTTTGGCATGAAATAAAGCCCTTGTTAAATCAAATAGCCGCCCCCACATTAAGAAATGTAATGTGGACTGAAGCAAGAAACTTTGCCGGATTACTCAGGCCTAAACAGGAAAAATGGCAGCCAGGGAAAAAACGTTCTCCACCAGAAGTGAGGATGGCAAGTAAAGCGCCGGCTACATTAGAAGATAGGTTAATCGGTTTTTTGCTACAAAAACCGGCAATAGCAGAACGTAATCGCTCATTATTTGGGCAGTTGCATAAATCGCATATTGATGGAGCGGAATCCCAAGCGCTGCTTGAGTTTTTGCAATCATCACCTACATTAAAAGAAGTATCGACAGAAGTTATTTTGCAGCAGTTTCCTCAGTTTCATTCGCGTTGGCAAAAGTTGCTTACGGCAGAGTGGGTGGTGTCTCAAGATTTTGCTAGTGAGGAGGCTGAAAAAGAGTTTGCAGATATTTGTCAGCAAATCATTAAATCGGCGGAGTGGAAAAAGCAAGAGCAATTGCAAGATTACATTGAGCGCAAAGTTACCTCTTCTGGTTTGGCTAGTTTAACGCCAGAAGAAAAAGAAAAGTACCGAGAGCTAACGTTAATGCGGGCTAGACGGTAG
- the flgL gene encoding flagellar hook-associated protein FlgL translates to MRLSSLTIRSMAQAGMTEKMNEQVKAQLQLSTGKRVVTASDDPVAAARALNVINSQSRVDQFTKNGQTAADTMSLLETQLTNASDILTNLQDIAVQAGNGTLSDANKQQLAASVESQFREYLSLANTQGADGLYMFSGYQGGTQPFTETASTGAIGTISYNGDQGVRQIQLTESRYIQTSEAGDSVFGDSFGSIKQLYDALMAGSSSSTYTADVTSALAGIKSAQQQIGVKVSAVGTRQNEIDMSTQVNEDLSLQYETERSHLIDVDYAESVTNYMQAQQLLEVTRTTYKQTQGLSLFDYLS, encoded by the coding sequence ATGAGACTCAGTAGCTTAACCATCAGATCCATGGCCCAAGCCGGGATGACTGAAAAAATGAACGAGCAGGTAAAAGCGCAATTACAGCTATCTACCGGTAAGCGTGTTGTTACCGCTTCTGATGACCCTGTCGCCGCTGCTCGTGCGTTAAATGTGATTAACTCGCAATCAAGAGTAGATCAATTTACAAAGAATGGCCAGACGGCTGCAGATACCATGTCGTTATTGGAGACACAGCTTACAAATGCTTCAGATATCTTAACAAACTTACAAGATATTGCGGTGCAAGCCGGTAACGGAACACTTTCAGATGCGAACAAGCAGCAATTGGCCGCGAGTGTGGAGTCTCAGTTTCGTGAATATTTGAGTTTGGCAAATACACAAGGTGCAGATGGTTTATATATGTTCTCTGGCTACCAAGGTGGTACACAGCCATTTACAGAGACTGCATCAACAGGTGCGATCGGCACAATTAGCTATAATGGTGACCAAGGTGTTCGTCAAATTCAATTAACTGAATCACGCTATATACAAACTAGTGAAGCCGGTGATTCTGTCTTTGGTGACTCGTTTGGTAGCATTAAACAGTTGTACGATGCATTGATGGCAGGTTCATCATCTTCTACCTATACCGCAGATGTGACTTCTGCCTTGGCTGGTATTAAATCTGCGCAACAGCAAATTGGGGTGAAGGTGAGTGCAGTTGGTACGCGCCAAAATGAAATTGATATGTCCACACAAGTGAATGAAGACCTATCTCTGCAGTATGAGACTGAAAGAAGCCACTTGATTGACGTCGATTATGCAGAATCGGTCACCAATTATATGCAAGCGCAGCAGTTGTTAGAAGTGACGCGTACAACGTACAAACAGACACAAGGTCTATCTTTGTTTGACTATTTGTCGTGA
- a CDS encoding Dabb family protein, translating into MPIHHHVYFSFNDSASEEDTQSIVEQFYALKKTNLIQDFFHGINNSPELLNKGLTHAFIIYFSSTSDRDTYLSHPLHVAFVEYLKPFLKDVMVFDFEPSTI; encoded by the coding sequence ATGCCAATTCATCATCACGTCTATTTTTCATTCAACGATTCAGCATCTGAAGAAGACACCCAATCGATTGTCGAACAGTTCTACGCACTAAAAAAAACCAACCTCATTCAAGATTTTTTTCATGGCATCAACAATAGTCCCGAGTTATTAAACAAGGGGTTAACACATGCATTTATTATTTATTTTAGCTCGACATCTGATCGCGATACCTATTTAAGCCATCCATTGCATGTAGCATTTGTTGAATATCTTAAACCATTTCTAAAAGATGTCATGGTGTTCGACTTTGAACCTAGCACAATCTAG
- the rpoD gene encoding RNA polymerase sigma factor RpoD produces the protein MTEEIRNEKHENSKRDHEQSRQRLKTLIVLGKERGYLTYAEINDHLPEDMLDAEQIEQIISMINDMGIQVMDEAPDAEDILMSDAAPPVADDDVVEEAEAALSSVDSEFGRTTDPVRMYMREMGTVELLTREGEIEIAKRIEEGLKHMVQAISASPSTIADILGMIERIEKDEMRIDELIDGLVDPNAEEVTEEPTDLNIDDEEEADDSDEEEDEDGEGGGTPSGVDLEQLKADAMVHFTVVREHYGKMLAALEDNGFGSPDFLAAQQAISDALTMIRFSAKQVDALCDSLRQLVEEIRAQEREIQDLVVLKGQMPRQHFLKIFPGNEDNPSWVNEEINAGKAYSDVLSRFKHAIFERQGKLAEIQKRVRIPIKDLKEINRQMSTGEARSRRAKRDMIEANLRLVISIAKKYTNRGLQFLDLIQEGNIGLMKAVDKFEYRRGYKFSTYATWWIRQAITRSIADQARTIRIPVHMIETINKMNRIQRQILQETGIESTPEELAARMEMPEEKIRKILKISKEPISMETPIGDDDDSHLGDFIEDAVTIAPSDAAVYASLKDVTKEVLDTLTPREAKVLRMRFGIEMNTDHTLEEVGKQFDVTRERIRQIEAKALRKLRHPTRSERLRSFLDGEENQG, from the coding sequence ATGACCGAAGAAATTCGCAACGAAAAGCACGAAAACTCAAAACGGGATCATGAACAGTCGCGTCAGCGCTTGAAGACGTTGATCGTCCTTGGTAAGGAACGTGGGTATTTAACCTACGCAGAGATCAACGACCACTTGCCTGAAGACATGTTAGATGCTGAGCAGATCGAACAGATCATCAGCATGATCAACGACATGGGTATTCAGGTAATGGATGAAGCGCCGGATGCGGAAGACATCTTAATGTCTGATGCAGCGCCTCCTGTTGCTGATGATGATGTGGTTGAAGAGGCTGAGGCCGCTTTATCTTCTGTAGATTCAGAGTTTGGTAGAACAACAGACCCTGTACGTATGTACATGCGTGAAATGGGTACTGTAGAACTATTGACTCGTGAAGGCGAAATTGAAATCGCTAAACGAATCGAAGAAGGCCTAAAACATATGGTGCAGGCAATTTCTGCCAGCCCAAGTACCATTGCCGATATTCTTGGCATGATCGAACGCATTGAAAAAGATGAAATGCGTATCGATGAATTGATCGACGGTCTAGTTGATCCAAATGCTGAAGAAGTGACCGAAGAGCCAACCGACCTCAACATCGATGATGAGGAAGAAGCCGATGACTCTGATGAAGAAGAGGATGAAGACGGCGAGGGTGGTGGTACCCCTTCAGGTGTAGATCTAGAGCAATTGAAAGCGGATGCAATGGTTCACTTTACGGTAGTGCGTGAGCATTACGGTAAAATGTTAGCTGCATTAGAAGATAATGGCTTTGGCTCTCCTGATTTCTTGGCTGCACAGCAAGCAATTTCTGACGCGCTAACCATGATTCGCTTCTCGGCGAAACAGGTAGATGCTCTTTGTGACAGTCTTCGCCAGTTGGTAGAAGAAATTCGTGCACAAGAGCGCGAGATTCAAGATTTGGTTGTGCTAAAAGGTCAAATGCCTCGCCAACACTTCTTGAAAATCTTCCCTGGTAATGAAGATAATCCAAGCTGGGTTAACGAAGAAATCAATGCGGGTAAAGCATATAGCGACGTATTGTCTCGCTTTAAACATGCTATTTTTGAGCGCCAAGGTAAATTGGCTGAAATTCAAAAGCGTGTTCGCATCCCAATTAAAGATTTAAAAGAAATTAACCGTCAAATGTCGACAGGTGAGGCTCGTTCACGTCGTGCGAAGCGCGATATGATTGAGGCTAACTTGCGTCTAGTAATTTCTATTGCGAAGAAATACACCAACCGTGGTCTTCAGTTCTTGGATCTAATTCAAGAAGGTAACATTGGTCTAATGAAGGCAGTGGATAAATTTGAATACCGTCGTGGTTACAAATTCTCTACTTATGCCACATGGTGGATTCGTCAGGCAATTACTCGTTCTATTGCTGACCAAGCGCGTACCATTCGTATTCCGGTTCACATGATTGAAACAATCAACAAAATGAACCGAATTCAACGCCAAATTCTTCAAGAGACAGGTATTGAGTCTACTCCTGAAGAGTTGGCGGCACGCATGGAAATGCCAGAAGAGAAGATTCGTAAGATTCTTAAAATTTCCAAAGAGCCAATCTCTATGGAAACGCCGATCGGTGATGACGATGATTCTCATCTAGGTGACTTCATTGAAGATGCAGTAACTATTGCGCCTTCTGATGCGGCGGTATACGCAAGCTTGAAAGATGTCACTAAAGAAGTGCTAGATACCTTAACACCACGTGAAGCAAAAGTGCTACGTATGCGTTTTGGTATTGAAATGAATACGGATCACACACTTGAAGAAGTGGGTAAGCAGTTTGATGTGACTCGTGAACGTATTCGTCAGATTGAAGCGAAGGCCCTGCGTAAATTACGTCATCCGACTCGTTCAGAAAGACTGAGAAGTTTTCTGGACGGTGAAGAAAATCAAGGGTAA
- the rpsU gene encoding 30S ribosomal protein S21 → MPSVRVKENEPFEVAMRRFKRTVEKTGLLTELRAREFYEKPTAERKRKLAAAVKRHYKRLRSQTLPPKMY, encoded by the coding sequence ATGCCAAGCGTACGCGTTAAAGAGAATGAGCCGTTTGAAGTTGCCATGCGCCGTTTCAAGCGCACAGTAGAAAAAACAGGTCTATTGACCGAACTACGTGCTCGCGAGTTCTACGAAAAGCCTACTGCTGAACGCAAGCGCAAATTAGCTGCTGCAGTTAAGCGTCATTACAAACGCCTGCGTAGCCAAACTTTGCCACCAAAGATGTATTAA
- a CDS encoding Re/Si-specific NAD(P)(+) transhydrogenase subunit alpha: MTVFSITHAEGKYMRIGIIKEVMPHEARVAATPETVKKFVAAGLSVAVEKGAGLLAGVLDADYEAAGAKLVASAQEALSGADIALKIRAPIESEIGLFAKGTRVFAAVNPHKNELLGAYAAAGLEVLAMELMPRITRAQSMDILSSQANIAGYRSVLLATQFYPRFFPMLMTAAGTVKAARVLILGAGVAGLQAIATAKRLGAVVEAFDVRRAAKEQVESLGAKFVEVPIEESGDAAGGYAREMSDEYKAKQAELIHERARQADIVITTALIPGRPAPILIKAATVAAMKAGSVVVDLAVENGGNTEGVVLDEVVTTSNGVILVGLSNLPGMVAADASALFAKNLLNFISPMLDKEKGLVLNPEDELVKATLVVSNGQVLFGKSA, from the coding sequence ATGACAGTTTTTTCTATCACGCATGCAGAGGGGAAATACATGCGAATTGGCATCATCAAGGAAGTTATGCCGCATGAAGCCCGTGTCGCCGCAACACCGGAAACGGTGAAGAAGTTTGTGGCTGCTGGGTTGTCGGTCGCGGTTGAAAAAGGGGCGGGCTTGCTCGCGGGTGTATTGGATGCAGATTATGAAGCCGCTGGTGCAAAACTAGTGGCGTCAGCGCAAGAGGCATTATCAGGTGCCGATATTGCGCTGAAAATCCGTGCTCCAATTGAGTCTGAAATTGGATTGTTTGCAAAAGGGACGCGTGTATTTGCTGCCGTCAATCCTCACAAAAACGAACTGCTGGGCGCTTATGCGGCGGCGGGGCTAGAAGTATTGGCCATGGAGCTGATGCCACGGATTACCCGTGCTCAAAGCATGGACATTTTATCTAGCCAGGCAAACATTGCCGGTTACCGTTCGGTGCTGCTGGCAACTCAGTTCTATCCACGTTTCTTCCCAATGCTGATGACTGCCGCCGGTACAGTGAAGGCTGCCCGCGTACTGATTTTGGGCGCTGGGGTGGCTGGCCTACAGGCGATTGCAACTGCAAAGCGTTTGGGTGCAGTGGTTGAGGCTTTTGATGTGCGTCGCGCTGCAAAAGAACAGGTGGAGTCGCTAGGTGCTAAGTTTGTGGAAGTACCTATTGAAGAGTCTGGCGATGCGGCAGGTGGCTATGCGCGTGAGATGTCTGATGAGTACAAGGCGAAGCAAGCTGAGCTTATCCATGAGCGCGCACGTCAAGCGGATATTGTGATTACAACTGCGTTAATTCCGGGACGTCCTGCGCCGATCTTGATTAAAGCGGCAACCGTTGCTGCAATGAAAGCCGGTTCGGTGGTGGTGGATTTGGCTGTAGAAAACGGTGGTAATACAGAAGGTGTGGTGCTAGACGAAGTGGTTACCACATCAAATGGGGTCATCTTGGTTGGCTTATCTAATTTGCCGGGAATGGTGGCAGCTGATGCTTCTGCATTATTTGCGAAGAACCTGCTGAACTTCATTTCTCCAATGTTGGATAAGGAAAAAGGGTTGGTATTAAACCCTGAAGATGAATTGGTAAAGGCAACGCTTGTGGTATCGAATGGCCAAGTGCTGTTCGGTAAATCTGCGTAA
- a CDS encoding GatB/YqeY domain-containing protein, protein MSLKQQILDDIKAAMRSKEMQRLGALRLLSSEIKQKEVDQRIELADADIIAIISKMLKQRKDSISQFDAAGRTDLADAERAEVVILQAYLPASLSEGEIRQVVEKAVAESGLTGPQAMGKVMPVLKAELAGKADMSVVSAILKEVLAG, encoded by the coding sequence ATGTCTTTAAAGCAGCAAATTCTCGATGACATCAAGGCAGCCATGCGTAGCAAAGAAATGCAACGCCTGGGTGCCTTGCGTCTTTTGTCATCCGAGATTAAACAAAAAGAAGTGGATCAGCGTATTGAGTTGGCTGACGCTGATATCATTGCCATTATTAGCAAAATGCTAAAACAACGCAAAGATAGTATTTCCCAGTTTGATGCGGCAGGCAGAACCGATCTTGCCGATGCAGAGCGTGCGGAAGTGGTGATCTTGCAAGCATATTTGCCTGCTTCACTATCTGAAGGAGAGATTCGTCAGGTGGTTGAAAAAGCAGTGGCTGAGTCAGGTTTGACTGGCCCGCAAGCGATGGGCAAAGTAATGCCTGTATTAAAAGCTGAATTGGCAGGTAAAGCAGACATGTCAGTGGTTTCTGCGATATTGAAAGAAGTCCTCGCAGGATAA
- the flgK gene encoding flagellar hook-associated protein FlgK: MTLYSIGLSALSAAQLGISTTGHNITNSSSTSYHRQSITQTSQTPQLTGSGFVGAGTMVTNITRSYNDFLDSQVRTVSGEASYLSTYLSQISQVNDLISSDNSISTGLSTFYNALSSVASTPASVSSRQSFLSSTEALVNQFNTMAERLNDLYSGADQQIQDSVAQVNSYTSQIAKLNASIVRIESTSGNQQANDLHDQRDALVNELNKIIQVDVTEDSSGFFNITTGNGQSLVVGTTANEVTSKRSASNPQKSDIYLSNGASDILLDSTSLSGGSLGALIDYRDVTVTNARNELGKEAMVLANAFNEQHKLGQDLNGNLGADVFSISSPSVYSNSNNVSTAALTATVSDYSSLQASDYKVAFDGTNYNVTRMSDNTVSSFTGSSFTLDGIDFSLSATPTAGDSYLVQPTVSGATNLSALISDTAKVAAGLPLTATAGTSNTGTSTLTLNSIDSATLSDSAFPAYGSTSAMRTFTYSGGAFTSSDSGDTITLSGNTVSVALSSGGTMSFTLSGTPSSGDSFTVGRNNSGTADSRNANLLGKLATAKLTNNGTATISESYAQLVSSVGTKTSQLDTEYTSQTTLLDSVTTAQQSFSGVNLDEEAANLIQYQQAYQAAARILTTAQKMLDDIFSLMS, from the coding sequence ATGACGCTGTATTCAATTGGTCTTTCTGCGTTGAGTGCTGCCCAATTAGGTATTTCTACCACTGGGCATAATATTACCAACTCAAGCAGCACTTCGTACCATCGACAATCGATTACGCAAACTAGTCAAACCCCACAGTTGACCGGCTCGGGCTTTGTTGGTGCCGGCACGATGGTGACAAACATTACTCGTTCGTATAACGATTTCTTGGATAGCCAAGTTAGAACGGTGAGTGGGGAGGCTAGTTATCTCAGCACATATCTCAGCCAAATTTCGCAAGTAAATGATCTTATTAGCTCAGATAATAGTATCTCGACTGGATTGAGTACTTTTTATAATGCGCTTTCTTCTGTTGCGAGTACACCTGCGAGTGTCTCTTCTCGTCAGTCATTTTTGTCCTCAACAGAGGCGTTGGTGAATCAATTCAATACCATGGCAGAGAGGTTGAATGACTTGTACAGCGGCGCTGATCAGCAAATACAAGATTCTGTTGCGCAGGTTAATTCATACACTTCGCAAATTGCAAAGTTAAACGCCTCTATTGTCCGAATTGAAAGTACTTCTGGCAATCAGCAGGCGAATGATTTGCACGATCAGCGCGACGCGCTGGTCAATGAGTTAAATAAAATTATACAAGTGGATGTTACAGAGGACTCGTCTGGATTTTTCAATATAACAACCGGTAATGGTCAGAGCTTAGTTGTTGGTACGACAGCAAATGAAGTTACGAGCAAGCGCTCTGCCTCCAATCCACAAAAATCGGACATTTATTTGTCGAATGGCGCATCTGATATTCTGTTGGACTCAACTAGTTTAAGTGGCGGAAGTTTAGGTGCGCTAATTGATTATCGTGACGTAACGGTAACCAATGCGAGAAATGAACTGGGCAAAGAGGCAATGGTCTTGGCCAATGCCTTTAACGAACAGCATAAGTTAGGCCAAGATTTGAATGGTAATTTAGGTGCGGATGTATTTTCAATTAGCTCACCATCCGTCTATTCAAACTCAAATAATGTGTCTACTGCGGCATTAACCGCGACTGTATCGGATTATTCTTCGTTACAAGCAAGTGATTATAAAGTTGCATTTGATGGTACAAACTACAATGTAACTAGAATGTCAGATAACACGGTAAGTTCATTTACAGGTTCGAGTTTTACGCTTGATGGTATTGATTTTTCGTTGTCTGCCACGCCAACCGCTGGCGATTCATATTTAGTACAACCGACAGTTAGTGGGGCAACTAATTTAAGTGCCTTAATTTCTGATACCGCAAAAGTAGCCGCAGGCTTACCATTAACCGCAACTGCCGGTACTAGCAACACAGGAACATCTACTTTAACGCTTAATAGTATAGATAGCGCCACTTTGTCTGACTCGGCATTCCCTGCATATGGCAGTACGTCTGCGATGAGAACGTTCACTTATTCTGGTGGGGCGTTTACCTCTTCGGATTCTGGAGACACGATTACGTTGAGTGGGAATACTGTTTCAGTCGCGCTTAGTTCTGGTGGTACCATGTCTTTCACGCTATCTGGTACACCTAGTTCAGGGGATTCATTTACAGTTGGCCGCAATAATAGTGGTACAGCGGATAGTCGAAATGCTAATTTGTTAGGTAAATTAGCAACCGCAAAATTGACCAATAATGGTACGGCAACGATTTCGGAATCTTATGCCCAGTTAGTGAGTTCAGTGGGTACAAAAACGAGCCAGTTAGATACTGAGTACACTTCTCAAACTACATTGCTAGATAGTGTAACCACTGCGCAGCAGTCATTCTCTGGTGTTAACTTAGATGAAGAAGCTGCCAATTTAATTCAGTATCAACAAGCATACCAGGCGGCCGCACGTATTTTAACGACTGCTCAAAAAATGCTCGATGATATCTTTAGTTTAATGAGTTAA
- the flgJ gene encoding flagellar assembly peptidoglycan hydrolase FlgJ: MNPALTGSSTINSAPSLAIDVNAIGNMKAGAAKGDVATLRKAAQQFEALLLEQMMKSMRATVGEDEIWDSSSTKMFQGMYDQQISLDMANSKGIGLADMLVRQLLPQNQQVAATDAFTGLNVRSYNGQARQPAVTGMVNSISEASTQLAGTVNPINEALAAAKTTVSDNFIDRISGGLQTAASMLGVSQRIIAAHAALESGWGKKEIKDSNGKTSFNLFGIKANSDWQGKSVETLTTEYINGSPVKKVERFRAYSSYEEAFADYANLLAKNDRYRHALNKGNDATGFGLALQNGGYATDPTYAMKLAKVARQTRLQNL, encoded by the coding sequence ATGAATCCCGCATTAACAGGCTCATCGACAATTAATTCAGCGCCATCATTGGCGATTGATGTTAATGCGATCGGCAATATGAAAGCGGGCGCTGCGAAAGGAGATGTTGCAACACTGCGTAAAGCCGCCCAGCAGTTTGAAGCACTCTTACTTGAGCAAATGATGAAAAGCATGCGGGCAACGGTTGGGGAAGATGAAATTTGGGATTCCTCTTCGACTAAAATGTTTCAAGGCATGTACGATCAGCAAATTTCATTAGATATGGCGAATAGTAAAGGGATTGGTCTTGCTGATATGTTGGTTAGGCAATTATTGCCGCAAAACCAACAAGTGGCGGCAACAGATGCCTTTACAGGGTTAAATGTACGCTCATATAACGGTCAAGCACGGCAACCAGCTGTAACTGGGATGGTAAATAGCATTTCAGAGGCATCTACCCAGTTGGCTGGCACGGTGAATCCAATTAATGAGGCACTTGCCGCTGCAAAAACAACGGTTTCAGATAATTTTATTGATCGCATTAGTGGTGGATTACAAACTGCTGCCAGTATGCTTGGTGTCTCACAAAGAATTATTGCTGCACATGCCGCCTTAGAAAGTGGCTGGGGCAAAAAAGAAATTAAAGATTCCAATGGAAAAACTTCATTCAATTTATTTGGAATCAAAGCGAATAGTGATTGGCAAGGTAAATCAGTAGAAACCTTAACTACTGAATATATCAATGGCTCACCAGTCAAAAAAGTGGAAAGGTTTCGCGCTTATTCGTCTTATGAAGAAGCGTTTGCCGATTATGCAAACTTATTGGCAAAAAATGATCGCTATCGCCATGCCCTCAATAAAGGGAATGATGCAACTGGCTTCGGCCTTGCATTACAGAATGGTGGCTATGCAACAGACCCAACATATGCAATGAAGCTAGCGAAAGTGGCTAGGCAAACTAGATTGCAAAATTTGTAA